GCTACCGCATGCGTTGGTTAGCCAACCACGAACAACTCAGCTATCGCACCATTAATCGGTTTAGAAGCAGCGAGACAACCGCTCAGCTTTTAGCTGAAGCCTTTGTCTTATTTCGTCGTCAGCTGATTACGAATCAAGTCATCGATAATGAAGCCATTTTCATTGATGGTACAAAAATTGAAGCTGACGCTAATAAATTCAGCTTTGTTTGGCGGAAAGTAACTACTCGGTACGAACGCTCTTTAGATGAAAAATCCGAAACATTTTATTAAACCCTTTATCAAGAAGAAATCTTACCTTGTTTAAAAGAAGAAAGTCAATCCGAGGGATTGACGAGCGACCAGTTAGAAAAAGTCGCTTATTATTTACAAGCAGAAAGAACAAGATGAATATATTTGCCCAGCCAAACGCCCTGTAATCTTCAAAAGATACGGCCGAAGAAAAGATAAAAGTGGATTTTTGCTAGAGTTCAAAGTGTATGAATGTGAGAACTGCCGAGCATGTCCATTTCGCAGCCAATGTACGAACGCGAAAAGTGATCGAAAGCGACAACTTTTAGTGAACAATTCATGGTGCTATTTCAAAGCAGAGTGTAAGAAGAAGCTTTTAGAGGAACAAACCGAACCGGTTCGATTTACAAAAAACGTAAAAACGATGTCGAACCAGTGTTTGGTCATCTAAAAGCTCAATTAGCGTTCCATCGTTTCCACTTGCGAGGGAAACAAGGAGGGAAGATTGACATTGGTTTGGCGCTCATGGCACTAAATTTGAGAAAATTGGGGAAATATATGGAGAGAAAAGTGTGCATACTAACAAAAACGAGTCCAATTTTGATAATACACATCAAAGTTGGACTCGTTTTTGTTTTGAGAGAGGACCACTGTCCCACTTTCATTTTTATAGAATTATTTAATATTTTCCCAGATGGATATCCATAAATCTTCAAATGAGCTATTCTTGGAATTCCCATCCGTTTGAATGCTAATCCCCATAGTTGTATCTTCATCCTTTATCATTTTGTTGATGGCATCATGTAAGTTATCAGATTCGAAATAGCCTAATTTTTGATATCGTTCTAAAATCAATCCTATTTTTGATAAAGGAACTTCCATTCAGATTACCTCATTTCTTATTTTTATTTACCTAAAGTTACTCCACCAGCAGAGGAAGTAACCGTACCAGAACCAAATCCGTTGTATACTTGAGCGGTAACCCTAACACTTCCGTAACCTTTAGATCCGGAATAGGTGATATAAACTCCTCCGTTGTAATCATATCTGTTTGGAATATTAACATTTGAATTAAACCTCTTTCCTCGATATGTTACGCTAAAATTTGCTTTATACATTGCAGAATTTGATGAGACTAAAGTATAACTTGTATAAGCCAGCGTATTAATGATTTTTCTAGTTGCGGCGTGGAGAACCAATACATTTACAAGTCGCTGATTTTTTGCAACCGAATTCGCATCAGCTGGTTGTATAATTGTTGTTTGATAAAAGTCGTCGTTTTCGCTGAAACCATCAGAGTAAAAATGTTCTTTCACATTTTCTGGCAAATCACTGAAATCAACTTCATTTTTTTGATCTGTTGTAATTTCATTTGTTGTAGATTCAGCCTTTGCCTCTAAACTAAAGTTTAAAGAAAATGTTAGAGCGAACGATGTAATAAAAAGTGTCAGTTTTTTCATAGATTTTATACCAACTTTTATTTTTACTCATCGCGATTGAGATACTCTATATAATACATTATCACCTAAAAGTTGTGAATATATTTTTAGTTATTTTTTCAAAAAACTCATTGTATGTTAATTCTAAGGATGATTGAGTTCAATAGAGAAATATTGTAATATGAATAGGTATATACCTGTAGGTATTTTTATTTATGATAAAAAAATTATTTCGAAGGTTTTTAAATGAGGAAAATTAAAAAAACATTAGTTGTTATGGTTGCGTTTATAGAAGTTTATCAAAAAGTAAATGGGGTTCCGAAGCATAGAGTAGAATAGAGTTTTTCTCGTCACCCCCAATTGGTCGTTTTTTTTGTAAAGAAAAAGCCATCACTATTGTGAAGACTTTAAATAATAAACTAAATCAAGGCGATTAGAGCAATGTCAATCGCTTCCATTCTCAAAGCTTGACCAGTAGTTCCAGAAATTTGACCATTTTGCGACCAACCTGTCCATCCTTTTTTTTGTATATGTGTTCTGTACATAACTCTATACAATCCAGAAGCAGATATTTGGACCGCCTCTGCGCGTAAACCTCTGCCAGTAGTCCCATTCACTGATCCGTTGCTAGACCAACCTTGCCAGCCTAGATTTTGAATGTGTAGTCTGTACTTGATAGAAGCATTATTGTTAGAAAAAGCTAGCGCTAATGCTTCTAACCTAAGAGCTTGACCTGTAGTGCCTAAATAATAACGCTCAACATTTAAAGAGTTTGACCATCCGTAATTTTGTACATGGCATTTCCCATATAAGTTGCCATGAATTCCTCTTTCTAATCCTGATGATTCCACAAGTTTGTACCCTTTTGGAATAGCATCTAACAACTCCTGTTGCTCTTGAGCTGTTCTACTGACATTTTGATTTAGAAACTCTTCAGCCTTGCTTACTTTTGGTGAAAGGACTACACAAACTAATCCGACAAATAATACTGTTAAAAACACTTTAATTTTTCTCATTAAGAAACCCCTTTCTTTCTATGTGTTAAGTTTAATATAACTCTCTTTTTGTGTCAAATGAATTTTATTTACTCTTGTTACACAACATGGCAATCTTTCTTTCAATATCCATATTTAATTCTAACAACTCTACTGAAGAGTTTAATTGTTGATCAAATACGGCTTATTTTTCTACTAATCTGAGGGCATATTGAATAAGTTGGGATAGAATCTGAATAGGTAACTCTTTTCATATATAAATGAAAGTATATTCTTTGCTAGTTCGCTTTGAGGGGTACACAAAGAAAATTAGTCGCGTGAATAGCAATGAAAATATTGACGATGATCATTAAGAGTTGGTGCTTAAAGAGGTTTTCTGTCCTTCTATTTTCAGAAATTTTCTATGCACATAAACGAAAAAAATTAAGAAACTGAAACTTTCTAATAGGCTTTATACACTAATATGGTGAAGGGAGCATATTTAATGGTAGAAATGACAAATGAAACAATACGTTTAGTAAAAAAAGCCAAGAAAGGAGATGATTCGGCATTTGAGAAGCTTTTGAAAGAACAATATGAGTATATTTATCGAACCGCATATCACTATGCACATTCTGAACAAGATATTACAGATATTATTCAAGAAACGACAATGGAAGCGTATAAAGGAGTATCTAAATTAAAAGAAGAACATTATTTTTATACTTGGTATATTCGAATATTGATACGTGTTGCAGGTAGAATAACTAAAAAATCAACACACATAAAGCAAGTAAATATTGATGACTATTTAGAACAAGTCATTACTGTAGAGAATATAAATGATATTGAGCAAGGATTAGATTTAATGACTTCTTTTAAACAAATCGATAAAAAATATACTGAAGTCTTACAGCTATTTTATTACCAAGACTTATCAATTCAAGAAATAAGTCAAATTTTAAAAATGCCAATAGGTACTGTAAAAACGAATTTATTTAGAGGAAGACAACAATTGAAATCAGTTTTAGGAGGCGACTATTTTGAAAGATGATTCTAAAAAGGTAATAACTGAAATAAATTCAACGATCAAAGTTCCAAAGGACAAAACCTATCGTGCGATAGAAGAGGGGATACGTTTAGGAAAAAAAAGAAGCAGAAAAAGAAGGGTATACTCTTTTATAGCATTAGCTACGACAGCCGCTATAGGAATGATTATTATAATTAATTCGCCAATCGCAAATGCTCTAACAGATATTTTTGGTGCAAAGTTGATGAACGTAGCGCCTGGAGAAACCAAAGAATTTGCGCCTAAAACGATTAACCAAACGAATAATGGATTTGAAAATATCGA
The DNA window shown above is from Enterococcus sp. 4G2_DIV0659 and carries:
- a CDS encoding sigma-70 family RNA polymerase sigma factor, whose product is MVEMTNETIRLVKKAKKGDDSAFEKLLKEQYEYIYRTAYHYAHSEQDITDIIQETTMEAYKGVSKLKEEHYFYTWYIRILIRVAGRITKKSTHIKQVNIDDYLEQVITVENINDIEQGLDLMTSFKQIDKKYTEVLQLFYYQDLSIQEISQILKMPIGTVKTNLFRGRQQLKSVLGGDYFER
- a CDS encoding Ig domain-containing protein; protein product: MRKIKVFLTVLFVGLVCVVLSPKVSKAEEFLNQNVSRTAQEQQELLDAIPKGYKLVESSGLERGIHGNLYGKCHVQNYGWSNSLNVERYYLGTTGQALRLEALALAFSNNNASIKYRLHIQNLGWQGWSSNGSVNGTTGRGLRAEAVQISASGLYRVMYRTHIQKKGWTGWSQNGQISGTTGQALRMEAIDIALIALI